The genomic region TCCACGAAAATGCACGCAATAATTTTGTCATTTTGTGCTTTCGCGCGAAAGCAAGTTCAGTTAATAAGCAACAAATTATTCCTTGGCGAAATTAATCAACTCAAGTTAATTTTAAATCTATCCGaacattaaaatatattcaaatattcaaatttgAAGTATCGACTCGAATTCGATTCAAACAACTTCGACCAATGTTTGGGGTTGCGATTTTCGACCAACGTCAGAGTGTTCTAAGCCGGTTGGCCCGCTAGGGGTTAGTGTGTACAGTGACGCGCTGCTGTAAATAACGAGTTTATTTCTTGAAATTTTTCGTGACACACGAAGCGAATTATTTGTCATTGTCATCTGCAGCCGGCTGCGTAGTTATATTCGAAAGAAAACGGTGTgacatataaattatttaacagaGTAAAATGCCGCTTCCAGCTGCCCTAGCCGCACGACTTGCGAAGAGAGGACTGATTTCTGGATCGGAGAAACATGGTGTGTATAACTGGAAATTCTGCATGgtgtatttattcattcatgcATTCATTGTTCGCTATGATTTCTATTGTCTTTagacatttttcgaaattctaAGAAGCTTGATCTACGTACGTTTGGTAAACATAACCTTAATTGCGGCGAAATTCGTTTTCAGAATTGTCGAAGAAAGAAGCTAAGAAAAGGGTTCACGAAGAGGTAATTGCGGAAGACTACGACAGTGCAAAAGATGATATCAGTCAAATTGATATTTCTCAGAAATTTATGGTAAGTCAACCGGTAAAACCGAATAATATAAATCGTGGTGTGTTCATTGAAATTTTGATTGTAGGGTTACAGCGGTTGCccaaacaaatataatatttatcacgACTGCACAAAAAAGTGCAAGGAGCTGTGGAGCCTCGGGCATGTGCAACCCTccgacaagtatttgaagaaacagaTGAGGCTCGTGCAAAAGTATCCTTTACCAGAGACTTGGAAAGCTGTCTACGATCCTGGCTGGTAATTATCTACTGTACATATATAAACATCTTATATCTGTTTATATTAAACTAATGTTTGCGTTTAATAAATAGCGGACAGCATTACTACTGGGACTGGTCATCGGATTTAGTAGCTTGGTTACCACCGGGTCATCCAAAATGTCAAATATCGCAGCCAGCTTCTCAATTGAGGGAGGAACTACATCTGAAAGCAGCCGAACAGGACGATAATTTATCTAGCGATGATAGCGGCAGTGATCAAGAACAAGCAGAAGTCAgtgatttatttgaataattactAGTTCAAGTATTAACAACACTtaaatactattactattaattattactattactatgaATCCAGGTAGACGAACCGGAGACTAAGAAGGAGAGGAAAATAGAAAACAGATTGAAATACAAACCAGGGGATAACAAAAGGAATCAAAGATTGGAAAGGACCGATAGCAAGGATAAAAAGGACCGTACTCTGGATCCCATGGATCCAGCTTCTTACAGCGATATTCCACGGtatcgaatcaaattttgtttggcAACGTCGAAGTTTTCAAGTTCTGTGCTTAGAAACGTGGTATATGTTATTATACTTTTAATAACTTTTCAGGGGTAAGTGGTCAGACGGTTTGGCAAGGCACAACGAAGCTAAAACGGGAGCTGATACAACAGCCTCGGGGCCACTTTATCAGATGCGACCGTATCCTAGTCCAGGCGCAGTACTTAGATCAAATAGGGCCAGCAAACCGGAATCAGAATCGTCTAACAAACCCAAAGTGTCGGGCCCCGAAAAACCAGAATAAAATATCCAACTGTTACCTGTATCGTATGATTTATTATACTCCCCTTCGATTATATTCACCATAAATTAtaagactgtggattttatgcaaaataagaattgcaTTCATTAACTGCAAGATGCAGGAGTAATATAAAAGTTTGTTACTTTTCTTATTAACTTAAATGAGTTAAAAATAACACAACagtgtttttaaatttttagaatgTTTTTTCTATTTTGCAATTAATCCACtcatttttaataaaagtgcgtaaaatccgcagtctattaatcacTACCTAGCAATTAAGTGTTAGTTCTTGATCGTGTATTTTTTAATACGGCAAAATATATTTTCGTTCAGCACTGAAATCGCGAACCGATTACAAAGGGACAAACGAAGGAATAATATCCGCGATTATTAAGGAATAATATTACCGGGCATTCTCTTAACTTCGAATTTTCGCAGACTTTTGTATTTCTGGGGTGATGATCTCATATTTAACAGGAGCGTAACTAAAGTAAACTAGAATAAAAAACGGAAGATGCGTTGGATGTAGACGTAAATCCTCGCTGATCGTACCAGAGATAAGTTTTCTTTTACGTAATGTTCTGTATCTAGTAGTGCTTACCAAACGTGAGTAGACTCATTTCATCCCTGATCATGCACATGTATGTAGAGACAAACAAGACAGCAGACAGGTGGTTGAATATGTGTACAAGTGGCGTAGTACATTAGGGCGTTAAGGGGACGATGCagttaaaaataatgaaaagcgCAGGAAATTCTATCATTTTATCGATCTTTTAAACCAAAAAATATTAAAGTATTCTTTGTGAattttttcgaataattttgtcTAATTTCCCCTCTATTAATTAAATGGATACACGAATAATTTAAATTTTGAGCGTGTAAAGACTCGCGCGATATTTCATGCGAGAATAACCATCGATTGTAAAACTGATCAATCAATTGATCGCAAAAGAGTGTTTAAATTTCGGTGCAATTTGTGTTAAAAGAgtgcaatatttatattaaaagaaAGGGATTAAATTTTAAggtatatatatttctttctttatttatttaaccgCATCTTCTCTTTAGAATCGATTTCGATGGAAATTTCGAGGTTTTCGACGTTCGAATCGAACATCGCAGTTGACACTACTGTGCCGATATAAATTCGAGTCAATGCCGAAGTTAACCTTGTTCTTGGCCTAGTTTGTCGGTAACGATGCAGGGGAGCGAGCTCGATATTTCCAAGGGATGATACACTGATAATGGAAGAAATTCTCGGCGCGAGGCGGTTCTGCGTTCTGCACATACGTCTTTTTTCTCCAGTTCCGTCAAAACTGTTCCACGTTCGTTGATCTGGTTTCGATTAAATGGTGCGACGTCCAGCTACGGAAAAATGCGATCATCATGTGTAAATATCCTGTAATGTAATGTTAATTGAACGACGCATCCAAAGATTCCATGGATTGTGGGAAACGTCAATTATCGCGAACGGACACGAGCGTGATTTTTTTGTGTACGTGTAGTACATAATTAAAGCGCAATAAATACGATCACTTAAGATTTAGGTTGTATCCGAAAGTTCTCGTGTAAGCACTTCTCAAGGTATGTATATATTCTAATTAGCGTTTCGTGTCCGTTCCAAAcgatttttatatgtatttgATTTAGTTTGTCTATTTGTGCATTGTTTCATATTTGTTTCCTAAACGTTCAACATTTTCTATTGAACGTCGAGGACATTATTTTTCCAGGTTAGTTCGCGAGCACATGACAGAGACCATCATTTTTCCCGCCGATTTTCGAAACCTTAGGATCGCGACGTTCGTTGAAACATTGCACAATcgcgaatttttcggcagtcgTAAATTTGAATTTGAATATCATCGGCTCTAGGAAAGCCTTCGAGAGCTTTGAAATGACGAGATAACATTCAGACAGCGGTTCTATTATTTGTTCCAAATGATGTTTCATACACCGAGATAACGAACTAAACGATTCAGTTAATGTGGAAAcgatttaattattaaaatcgAGAAACTAATTAATTGCTATGTAACTTTGTCAAGTGAATATCTGTTATTATAATTTGAGATTCTTGTTAATCTTTTTCAGACAACTTTCACGCATTCCTACCAACACATATATTTATTGGTAGAGTTTATCTGAAACTAATTTGGATTAGTTATTCGATCAGGCACAAAACACATACCAATATCATTCATGCAGTTCTATGTAGATATGATAGATAAAAGTAAAAGTTGCCGTGGGGTGAGTACAACAAGAATGTTATTTTACACAGAAATATTTGAATTCTGTGCTTTTTGCCTTTCCTTCAAAGTGTGCGAAATATAATTTACTGTAAGAACCACTGAGATAATTACATATTGAAATGAACGGAAACTATTAAAGTGTATTTCCCTTATCTAAGTCAATTATCTTATCTCTGTTGCATACAAGTTTTTTCTGATCCTCATGTTGAACGTTTAGTTCTAGCAAGAATATATTCTACTAAAGGTGATTCATTATTTCCAATTaatttacacacacacacacaacatcaaaattataatatattattttataattggaAAGTGAATATACATTTCATATGATACCTTGTTACATGTttatttttattgatttctgtttttttttttaatattctttTTTTAGTTAGTGTATTGGTTAATGTTAAGGTGAATACATTTAAAAATGGCAATTGGAAGTATTATCTGTGGAGCCAATACTCCCAGAATCAAGAGAAAGAAGGCAAAGGTACATTGTGTTTCATTTTCATTATATTTAGTGTGAAATATTACACGAAATCATTTCTTATATACATTCGCTAGTAGCTATCAACGTTAACTATTTGCACTGATTTGTTACAGGCTACTGAACGTAGTTGGATAGAAGCAACTTTTCAAAAAAGAGAATGCTCAAAATTTATACCGAGTGCTAAGGATGAACACAGGtatagtatatttttatttacttgtCTACTGTTGAGATTAAAGCTCTGTGTCTATGGATAAACTTAAAGTTAAAGTTACAGAAAATTTATCATCCATTTCAATTACCATATAATGTTCAGCCTGAAGTAACAACATTGAGTTAATCAACATTTGTACTTGTTCTTTTTTTGCACTCTCCTGTCAAGTGAATAATTTACAGATATTTCCTTTTGTCGCGGAAAAAACAATATTTTTGCAGAGGCAATATGAGAACAGTTACATAGTTATACAGTTAAGTTGATTACAGGTTAACTTCTCattctgttttatttattttttaaacctTTACAACAGCCATATACACTATTACAGATTTATTTACACACTGTTTCAGGTTATCGTTAATACACATTTTCTTGTGTTCATTTACTTTTCATTtacttttctttctttcgttccattTATAGGTTTTTGCAAGTACAGGGAGATAAGATTGCAGAATATGATGTGATCACCACTTCCAGGTGAGACTTCATTATGCATTCTGCCGCGACTTACACTTTTGTTTTTGTtatctttctcttttctttttttttcttagaTAGATATTACAAACgagaatatttaatattgcTTCTGCAAATATATCATATCTATAAAAGAGTATGGTATGCATTTTtatatattcaaataattaACATATTGTTACTTATTTTGCGTGCATAGCGTTCTCAATTTCAATAGCCTTATATGCGAAGAACATTTCTAACTTCTGTAGATAGAAAGAATCTCATTGTAAATATTTCCAATAGTTCATTTCCATAATTTTGCTCATAAAATATTCATTAAtgttaaattttctttattgcTTTGTACAGAGTGCTTGTTTCGAACATACGAGGCAATTACATTCATTGATTCATCTATACATATGTATGCAATACGTAAGGAATAAGAGTATCGTAGCTGTAGTATCATGTTTAATGGTAACTAGCATCGATTAAATCATTTCaatgaatttaaataatactcAACATTATCTTTCTTAAGCCATGGTAAATTCTACAATTCCTTCGTGCAACGCAAGAGAATACAAAACTTGTACAGCAATATGCTATTCTATTGTGCCAACAAAGTGAACAGCTGTGACAAGGGGCAACTGCATgcagaaaatattatattttaattattaattcctGTATGCTTTTATGGTGTATTATTATAAGAGCTCCGCTTTAATTCAGAAGATAAGACATTGCATTCATTTCTGCCCAAGTGCGCTTGATCTCTTATTTACTTAACACTAACGCATGACTATAATTATTGTAGATGTTGTTGCGGCCATTCTTATACGCACCACTGTGGAACCGGAGCAGATATCAAAAGCTACACCACTAGCAATACCAAAGAGAAAGATCGGGAACAATGGTCTCCTGGTAAGAACACACGATCGGTTCCAACCGATGCTTACGGTACAATTGAGTTTCAAGGTGGGCCACATCCGACAAAAGCACAGGTAAATAAGAGATCTTCCTTACGTTTAAGTGATACATGCGTAACGCATTGTTAATGTTAACTAATCTGTATCCCATAGTACGTCAGATTAGCGCATGATACAAGACCGGAGCCAATAGTGCAGCTACTATGTAGAGAATGGAATTTGGGACTGCCAAAATTACTCATCACCGTACATGGTGGTCGTTCCAACTTTGACTTGCAATCCAGTCTGAAAAAAGTCTTACGAAAAGGCTTGTTAAAGGCTGCAAAGACAACCGGCGCATGGATATTCACTGGAGGGACTAATACAGGTTGGTCGCGAAatcttcttttatttcaatGTCACGATCAAATCGTAATCTCAATGGAAATTCGACAGGTGTTACGAGGCAAGTAGGCGATGCACTACTTTTAGAAAAGTCCCAAAGGCAAGGACGCGTTGTGAGCATAGGTATAGCACCATGGGGAATTTTAGACAAAAGCCACGAACTCGTGAGCCGTGGAGGCGAAGTCCCGTACGATTGTCTTTCATCTCCATGGTGAGAAAGAATTCTAAGTGAATGCTGCTGCActattcgcttgtttcgcttgttCATTCAGATAAATTTTTTAGGTCGAAATATGCGGTTCTAAACAATCGACACGCATATTTTTTATTGGTGGACAACGGTACCGGCGGTCGTTACGGTGCAGAAATCGTATTGCGCAGGAAGCTAGAAAAATACATttcgaatttgaagctgcagCCATGTGAGCGTCACCTTTTTGCTTTCACAGCCTTTCACGACGTCTTCTGTACGTTTCAAGAAACATCTGTTTTGTTGTAGACACGCACAGCAGTATTCCCGTTGTGGCGTTGGTCATCGAGGGAGGAACAAACACGATACGCTCAGTTTTAGAATACGTCACAGATGATCCTCCAGTACCTGTAGTAGTTTGCGATGGTTCGGGTCGTGCAGCTGACCTTATCGCTTTTATGCACAAGTAATATTTAGTTTTTCAATGAACTACGTA from Megalopta genalis isolate 19385.01 chromosome 3, iyMegGena1_principal, whole genome shotgun sequence harbors:
- the PQBP1 gene encoding poly-glutamine tract binding protein 1 isoform X1: MRPGRLESLRYREWCPKSKMPLPAALAARLAKRGLISGSEKHELSKKEAKKRVHEEVIAEDYDSAKDDISQIDISQKFMGYSGCPNKYNIYHDCTKKCKELWSLGHVQPSDKYLKKQMRLVQKYPLPETWKAVYDPGCGQHYYWDWSSDLVAWLPPGHPKCQISQPASQLREELHLKAAEQDDNLSSDDSGSDQEQAEVDEPETKKERKIENRLKYKPGDNKRNQRLERTDSKDKKDRTLDPMDPASYSDIPRGKWSDGLARHNEAKTGADTTASGPLYQMRPYPSPGAVLRSNRASKPESESSNKPKVSGPEKPE
- the PQBP1 gene encoding poly-glutamine tract binding protein 1 isoform X2, yielding MVSKAALAARLAKRGLISGSEKHELSKKEAKKRVHEEVIAEDYDSAKDDISQIDISQKFMGYSGCPNKYNIYHDCTKKCKELWSLGHVQPSDKYLKKQMRLVQKYPLPETWKAVYDPGCGQHYYWDWSSDLVAWLPPGHPKCQISQPASQLREELHLKAAEQDDNLSSDDSGSDQEQAEVDEPETKKERKIENRLKYKPGDNKRNQRLERTDSKDKKDRTLDPMDPASYSDIPRGKWSDGLARHNEAKTGADTTASGPLYQMRPYPSPGAVLRSNRASKPESESSNKPKVSGPEKPE